The Halodesulfovibrio sp. genome contains a region encoding:
- a CDS encoding Crp/Fnr family transcriptional regulator yields the protein MKFAEINLLSELSKPEFAELRAAMHERKFVATEVIADPSCTTDEDMTKPDFYAAGSVFIVKEGRLRVFLAAEGKEFTLAILEAGDIYTCHTGTFVQALTSGVLLTTSIAVFHTYMRDIPQVSKVMVRILGNMLKSTFGIIDGLVFGDASTRLADFLLSVAKDEEGKRLARLGMTGEQLAQHIGSTRQTVSTLLNDMVRSGILLRVKRGVFEIVDESRLEELKK from the coding sequence ATGAAGTTCGCCGAAATAAATCTTCTATCAGAACTGTCGAAGCCGGAATTTGCGGAGTTGCGCGCCGCCATGCATGAGCGCAAGTTTGTTGCTACGGAAGTAATCGCTGATCCTTCCTGCACTACGGATGAGGATATGACGAAGCCGGATTTTTATGCAGCCGGTAGTGTTTTTATTGTTAAGGAAGGAAGGCTGAGAGTTTTTCTGGCTGCGGAAGGGAAAGAATTTACGCTTGCTATTCTGGAAGCTGGAGATATCTACACCTGTCACACAGGAACATTTGTTCAGGCATTGACCTCCGGTGTTTTGCTGACAACGAGTATTGCGGTATTCCACACATACATGCGCGATATTCCACAGGTTAGCAAAGTAATGGTGCGTATTCTTGGCAATATGCTCAAAAGTACGTTTGGTATTATTGATGGTCTTGTTTTTGGTGATGCATCAACGCGCCTTGCAGATTTTCTTTTGTCTGTTGCAAAAGATGAAGAGGGTAAGCGGTTAGCCCGATTAGGTATGACTGGTGAGCAGCTTGCACAGCATATTGGCTCTACACGGCAGACGGTATCTACACTGCTGAACGATATGGTTCGTTCAGGAATTCTTCTCCGTGTTAAACGTGGCGTGTTCGAAATAGTCGATGAAAGCCGATTAGAAGAGTTGAAAAAATAA
- a CDS encoding 4Fe-4S binding protein encodes MNKVMRKIIEIDEERCDGCGLCVLDCAEGAIQIIDGKAKIVKDEYCDGLGACLGACPQDALHIIEREAPEFDEEAAMAWVKERDAQQAKEAPQSSPCGCMGSHVKSMKTVEIEVPGNKVSGPGHWPLKIRLVPPSAPFLKDADVLVAADCAAAASPIFHSEFAKDKVVLIGCPKFDDTNEYVHKLADIIRNSGIRSISVLRMEVPCCTGLSRALADAIKLSGVDVAANETIMTCAGAKAQKTMFG; translated from the coding sequence ATGAATAAAGTGATGCGTAAAATTATTGAAATTGATGAAGAACGTTGTGATGGCTGCGGCTTGTGCGTTCTCGACTGTGCCGAAGGTGCTATTCAGATCATCGATGGAAAAGCCAAGATTGTTAAAGATGAATACTGTGACGGCTTAGGAGCCTGTCTCGGTGCATGTCCTCAGGACGCATTGCATATTATTGAACGTGAAGCTCCTGAATTTGACGAAGAAGCAGCAATGGCATGGGTAAAAGAACGTGATGCCCAGCAGGCAAAAGAAGCCCCTCAGTCCAGCCCGTGCGGTTGCATGGGGTCTCATGTAAAAAGCATGAAAACAGTCGAGATTGAAGTTCCGGGCAACAAAGTTTCCGGCCCCGGACACTGGCCGTTAAAAATTCGCCTCGTGCCGCCTTCTGCGCCGTTTCTTAAAGATGCAGATGTGCTTGTAGCAGCAGACTGTGCTGCGGCAGCCTCTCCAATTTTCCATAGCGAGTTTGCTAAGGACAAGGTTGTTCTCATCGGCTGCCCAAAATTTGATGATACCAATGAGTATGTGCATAAACTTGCGGACATCATCCGCAACAGCGGCATCCGCTCTATCAGCGTACTCCGCATGGAAGTACCTTGTTGCACCGGTCTCTCACGAGCGCTTGCCGATGCAATTAAGCTTTCCGGTGTTGATGTAGCAGCCAACGAAACCATTATGACATGCGCTGGCGCAAAAGCACAAAAAACTATGTTCGGTTAG
- a CDS encoding Crp/Fnr family transcriptional regulator, producing MELTTVLSRMPFFSGLSTEQLAELADIAVKKNVGRGQIIFYESAPAEGFYIVLSGRVKIYKTGPDGREAIIHLYGSGETFGEVAVFQNSSFPAHSEAVEKSTLAFFPRKGLLECIANDPALALAMLGSMSKKLRMFTKQVEALTLHEAPQRLASYLLYTSEEKNGAVTFKLDVSKGLLAGMLGTARETLSRTLSKMADKGLVSVEGRQITIEDMAALEDLAEGEIVL from the coding sequence ATGGAACTTACAACGGTGCTTTCCAGAATGCCATTTTTTAGCGGACTTTCCACTGAGCAACTTGCAGAGTTGGCAGACATTGCAGTGAAAAAAAATGTAGGGCGTGGACAAATTATCTTTTATGAATCAGCTCCGGCTGAAGGTTTCTACATAGTGCTTTCCGGCAGGGTGAAGATTTACAAGACAGGTCCTGATGGTCGCGAGGCGATCATTCATCTGTACGGTTCCGGTGAAACTTTCGGCGAAGTGGCTGTTTTTCAGAATAGTTCTTTTCCCGCACATTCTGAAGCTGTTGAAAAATCTACACTGGCATTTTTTCCGCGAAAAGGGCTGCTGGAGTGTATTGCTAATGACCCTGCACTGGCTCTTGCCATGCTTGGTTCCATGTCCAAAAAACTCCGCATGTTTACCAAGCAGGTAGAGGCGTTGACCCTGCATGAAGCGCCGCAGCGTCTGGCGTCGTATTTGCTGTACACCAGTGAAGAAAAAAATGGTGCTGTCACGTTCAAATTGGACGTATCCAAAGGCTTACTCGCCGGAATGCTTGGAACTGCTCGCGAAACACTGTCCCGTACGCTTTCAAAGATGGCAGACAAAGGGCTTGTTTCAGTGGAAGGGCGGCAAATAACCATTGAGGATATGGCAGCACTCGAAGATTTAGCTGAAGGGGAAATTGTTCTGTAG
- the gltX gene encoding glutamate--tRNA ligase: MAKVVTRFAPSPTGHLHIGGARTAIFSWLLARHNGGEFVLRIEDTDRERSEQQYTDAILASMEWLGLSWDAEPVYQSQRDDLYNQYIDQLLAEGKAYYCDCTAEEVEAMREEARANGKKPKYNGKCRELGLEKAEGRVVRFKAPLTGRTVWKDLVKGNIAFDNEELDDMIIRRSDGSPTYNLAVVVDDHSQGISHVLRGDDHVNNTPKQIMIYEALGWDVPEFGHVPMILGSDRKKLSKRHGAKSVMEYEKMGLLPQALVNYLVRLGWSYGDQEIFALEELIEKFSTDNLSSSAAGFDPDKLLWLNAQYMKDTADADLAALVAPFAKEAGFEVSVEDLTVMVPLFKDRAKDLIGLVDAMRFMLLSDSEYEFEEKAVKKALTEEGKQHLANMREQFAALEAFTKDTTHDVMGNYVSDNGLKFKAVGPPLRVALVGAMGGPNLPDVMEIIGKERTLARIDRALQQ; the protein is encoded by the coding sequence ATGGCTAAAGTAGTCACTCGTTTTGCTCCGTCTCCGACCGGGCATTTACATATCGGCGGCGCTCGTACCGCTATTTTTAGTTGGTTGCTTGCTCGTCATAATGGCGGGGAATTTGTTCTGCGTATTGAAGATACAGACAGAGAGCGTTCTGAGCAGCAGTACACAGACGCAATTCTTGCTTCCATGGAATGGCTTGGTCTTAGCTGGGATGCAGAACCTGTATACCAGAGCCAGCGCGACGACCTCTACAACCAGTACATCGATCAGCTGCTTGCAGAAGGCAAAGCATACTACTGTGACTGCACTGCGGAAGAAGTAGAAGCAATGCGTGAAGAAGCACGTGCTAATGGCAAGAAGCCAAAATACAATGGCAAATGTCGTGAGCTTGGTCTGGAAAAAGCAGAAGGTCGTGTTGTGCGTTTCAAAGCGCCGCTTACTGGTCGTACCGTCTGGAAAGACCTTGTGAAAGGCAATATTGCCTTTGATAATGAAGAGCTAGACGACATGATTATCCGCCGCAGTGACGGTTCTCCTACCTACAACCTCGCTGTGGTTGTCGATGACCATTCTCAGGGAATCTCTCATGTGCTTCGTGGTGACGACCATGTAAACAACACACCAAAGCAGATCATGATTTATGAAGCACTTGGTTGGGATGTTCCTGAATTTGGACACGTTCCGATGATTCTTGGCTCTGACCGTAAGAAGCTTTCCAAGCGTCACGGTGCAAAGTCTGTTATGGAATATGAAAAAATGGGTCTGCTTCCTCAGGCATTGGTTAACTACCTTGTACGCCTTGGCTGGTCTTACGGCGATCAGGAAATTTTTGCTTTGGAAGAGCTTATCGAAAAATTCTCCACAGACAACCTTTCTTCTTCTGCTGCCGGTTTTGATCCAGACAAACTGCTTTGGCTTAATGCGCAGTACATGAAAGATACCGCTGATGCTGACCTTGCAGCACTGGTAGCTCCGTTTGCTAAAGAAGCTGGTTTTGAAGTTTCTGTAGAAGACTTAACCGTTATGGTTCCTCTTTTTAAAGACAGAGCTAAAGATCTTATCGGTCTTGTTGATGCAATGCGCTTTATGCTTCTTTCCGATTCTGAATATGAATTTGAAGAAAAAGCAGTCAAGAAAGCGCTGACTGAAGAAGGCAAACAGCACCTTGCAAATATGCGTGAGCAGTTTGCAGCACTTGAAGCCTTTACTAAAGATACAACTCACGATGTTATGGGTAACTATGTATCTGATAACGGCCTCAAGTTTAAGGCTGTAGGGCCTCCACTGCGTGTAGCACTTGTGGGTGCTATGGGTGGTCCTAACCTTCCTGACGTTATGGAAATTATTGGCAAAGAACGTACTCTTGCCCGTATCGACCGTGCGCTTCAGCAGTAG
- a CDS encoding NifU family protein, giving the protein MTLREKVEAALDKVRPYLQNDGGDVELVDVTERGIVTVRLTGACKGCPMSQMTLRNTVERFVLKAVPEVKAVEPADD; this is encoded by the coding sequence ATGACTCTTAGAGAAAAAGTTGAAGCAGCGTTGGATAAAGTTCGCCCGTACCTTCAAAATGACGGCGGCGACGTTGAACTGGTTGATGTTACTGAGCGCGGTATTGTGACCGTACGTCTTACTGGTGCCTGTAAAGGTTGCCCGATGTCCCAGATGACACTGCGTAATACTGTTGAGCGTTTTGTTCTCAAAGCAGTACCTGAAGTTAAAGCTGTTGAACCAGCTGACGACTAA